In the Colletotrichum lupini chromosome 1, complete sequence genome, one interval contains:
- a CDS encoding orotidine 5'-phosphate decarboxylase — translation MTSHGTLKATFAGRAESASHPLTAYLLRLMDLKASNLCLSADVPTARELLYLADKVGPSIVVLKTHHDIVSGWDFNPQTGTGAKLAALARKHGFLIFEDRKFGDIGNTVQMQYVAGSARIIEWAHIINVNMVPGKAAVTALAEAAARWRERYPYEVKTSVTVGTPRSESFDDYDEDNNGDSYEHTIGTPRPNDVNGRKGSIVSITTLTQHFEPAPSPRFPRNESHSSDEVLYAGIEEAPMDRGLLILAQMSSAGNFMNKEYTDACVEAARENKNFVMGFVSQESLNTEPEDSFIHMTPGCQLPPEGDEENGAVAGDGKGQQYNTPQKLVELCGTDVVIVGRGILKAGDPQSEAERYRRKAWKAYLSRVA, via the coding sequence ATGACCTCTCACGGTACTTTGAAGGCGACCTTCGCTGGCCGCGCCGAATCCGCCAGCCATCCGCTCACAGCCTATCTCCTCCGATTGATGGACCTGAAGGCATCCAACCTCTGCCTCAGCGCCGATGTTCCCACCGCACGAGAGTTGCTCTACCTCGCCGACAAGGTCGGACCGTCCATTGTCGTCCTCAAGACACATCACGATATCGTCTCCGGCTGGGACTTCAACCCGCAGACTGGTACCGGCGCTAAGCTCGCGGCACTAGCTCGCAAGCATGGTTTCTTGATTTTCGAGGATCGCAAGTTCGGTGACATCGGCAACACGGTCCAAATGCAATACGTCGCTGGGTCGGCAAGGATTATCGAGTGGGCGCACATCATCAACGTCAACATGGTTCCGGGCAAGGCCGCCGTCACAGCTCTCGCAGAGGCAGCCGCAAGATGGCGCGAAAGATACCCTTACGAGGTCAAGACGTCGGTTACGGTTGGAACCCCGAGGTCGGAGAGTTTCGACGACTACGATGAGGACAACAATGGGGATTCGTATGAACATACCATTGGCACTCCACGACCAAACGACGTCAACGGACGCAAGGGCAGCATTGTCTCCATCACGACTCTGACACAGCACTTCGAACCTGCGCCTTCCCCTCGATTCCCGAGAAACGAGTCCCACAGCTCTGACGAGGTTCTGTACGCCGGAATCGAGGAGGCCCCCATGGACCGTGGTCTTCTCATCCTGGCGCAAATGTCCAGTGCCGGTAACTTCATGAACAAGGAGTACACCGACGCTTGTGTCGAAGCGGCTAGGGAGAACAAGAACTTCGTCATGGGCTTCGTGTCCCAGGAGAGCCTCAACACCGAGCCAGAAGACTCTTTCATTCACATGACACCGGGATGCCAATTGCCGCCGGAAGGTGACGAGGAGAACGGCGCCGTTGCGGGTGACGGCAAGGGACAGCAATACAACACGCCTCAAAAGCTTGTTGAGCTTTGCGGCACTGATGTCGTTATCGTTGGTCGTGGTATCCTGAAGGCGGGTGATCCTCAATCGGAGGCCGAGAGATACCGCAGGAAGGCCTGGAAGGCCTATCTCTCCCGTGTGGCATAG
- a CDS encoding fungal specific transcription factor domain-containing protein — translation MPRLALAADLDWNWTGTGRSATANTRCLLAFAAKSQVDRGRVLFSNFSHQFCFRNRPSLPPSLPAAVTARNHDRDQHLPGFLARFASLLFHFRPCACLRYSTKRYSDAQPTPSTHVPSSRRIQAAPTLRTEYPEPLTQPIPEAATAPTIRERRAVPRVRLHEHDLATTTSAAQYSPYIRIHTFTRLAMADDRRNSSEKPPSARDGQDSSTSPTQTPTQMQNQNQTQDARPPPKKRRRVVISCTECHRRKQKCDRDLPCANCKSRNKQDACKYETGAPTAKDNRKPDGEGARSTHVQSLSNAAANWGYSQAGASTLGLMRKIESANGDGQLSHLGGAAHVEDQFATKERYKSLIRQLPAKGYIEKLIDVYFHEFNHQYYALEEDLFKEQFAEWSNIPFSVLSNSGPQALSPDLRVFPALLFQVLATALLTLPEGSQDFYDHLKYAGNMTFEDLAADYSESGVGILSLLGKRQITLTTVQADFLRAAFLKYMAKVTESWHAIGSAIRDAQEIGMHRDSLDPSPASDDTGDMLENMWLIQRRRKLYMVLMTWDIHCALVLGRPGSIDWRILPPSLPIDAPPPKDRRKTPIAPRDDERDPPTPLTKSIWAFKLVGPMREILELEHDGPCPKDYSKVDRVHQICMELDEATPAYFRLENPDTKWDGNPLCSSWLQSVRFYLPQMNLFNLMALHRPYIFNRQKSRTEALKASIEMLHRQMLTFQGLDAGSWRNFSLFFGSFDAVVLMASIYILFPKENLDMAGSAMQHFHWTTERFEAMQERNPLAKAAKGVLQAIFNKFKKAVGNPAPPASLSSLASQTTPASTADNSSLSGRGSVSTATAATADTPVSKSSTVATPTSLPMASDAASAYPLPSSASDWNIPNHWDFTSIAPLFPMGDLIYHDLNGIPDDGSLPAWGAATPPPPVAGTTSFEGDFGNDSVWNLLNQNKGHLGTFKPEPLTFKLE, via the exons ATGCCTCGCCTTGCTCTTGCCGCAGACCTGGACTGGAACTGGACTGGAACTGGAAGGAGCGCAACTGCCAACACCAGGTGCTTGCTTGCCTTTGCAGCAA AGTCACAGGTTGATCGTGGGCGGGTCCTGTTTTCCAACTTTTCCCACCAGTTCTGCTTCCGTAATCGTCCATCCCTCCCTCCATCTCTTCCGGCAGCTGTCACCGCGAGGAACCACGACCGAGATCAACATTTACCGGGTTTTCTTGCTCGTTTCGCCTCTCTACTGTTCCATTTCAGGCCTTGCGCCTGCCTGCGCTACTCTACGAAAAGATATTCAGACGCCCAGCCAACTCCATCAACCCACGTGCCGAGCTCGCGGCGAATCCAGGCGGCTCCCACTTTGCGGACCGAATACCCTGAACCACTGACACAACCAATTCCCgaggcggcgacggcgccgACAATTCGAGAACGTCGTGCCGTTCCCCGAGTGCGCCTCCACGAACACGATCTTGCAACAACCACGTCCGCCGCGCAATATTCGCCGTATATACGCATACACACATTTACACGGCTGGCCATGGCCGACGATCGGCGGAACAGCTCCGAGAAACCACCCTCGGCGCGGGATGGTCAGGACTCGAGCACAAGTCCCACTCAAACACCGACCCAAATGCAGAACCAGAACCAGACGCAAGACGCCCGACCACCGCCCAAGAAGCGCAGACGCGTGGTGATTTCTTGCACGGAATGCCACCGACGGAAGCAAAAG TGCGACCGAGACCTCCCATGCGCCAACTGCAAGTCGCGCAACAAACAGGATGCTTGCAAGTACGAAACGGGCGCGCCCACAGCAAAAGACAACCGCAAGCCGGACGGCGAAGGCGCGAGATCGACACATGTCCAGAGCCTCTCCAATGCCGCCGCGAACTGGGGCTACTCTCAAGCTGGGGCTTCCACTCTCGGTCTGATGAGGAAAATCGAAAGCGCCAACGGCGACGGCCAGCTGTCGCATCTCGGCGGCGCGGCCCACGTCGAAGACCAGTTTGCGACCAAGGAACGATACAAGTCGTTGATCAGACAGCTGCCGGCGAAGGGTTACATCGAAAAGCTCATCGACGTATACTTTCACGAGTTCAACCACCAGTACTATGCGCTTGAGGAGGATCTCTTCAAGGAACAGTTTGCCGAGTGGTCCAACATCCCCTTCAGCGTGCTTTCCAACTCTGGTCCACAGGCACTCTCGCCCGACTTGCGAGTCTTTCCCGCGCTGCTCTTTCAGGTACTGGCGACGGCCTTGTTGACTCTACCGGAAGGGTCGCAAGACTTTTACGATCATCTCAAGTATGCTGGGAACATGACTTTCGAGGACCTTGCCGCGGACTACAGCGAATCTGGCGTTGGCATTTTGTCACTGCTTGGTAAGCGGCAAATCACTCTCACAACAGTCCAGGCCGACTTTCTTCGAGCTGCGTTTCTCAAGTACATGGCCAAGGTTACGGAATCG TGGCATGCCATTGGTAGCGCTATTCGAGATGCTCAAGAGATTGGCATGCACCGGGATAGCCTGGATCCTTCCCCGGCCAGTGATGACACTGGTGATATGCTCGAGAACATGTGGCTGATTCAGCGGAGGAGAAAGCTTTACATGGTCCTCATGACATG GGATATCCACTGTGCGCTTGTGCTTGGACGTCCTGGCAGCATCGACTGGCGTATACTCCCACCCAGTCTACCAATAGACGCGCCTCCGCCCAAAGACCGCCGCAAGACGCCCATTGCGCCAAGGGATGACGAGAGAGACCCTCCAACCCCGTTGACTAAGAGCATATGGGCTTTCAAGCTCGTCGGCCCAATGCGCGAGATCCTCGAGCTTGAGCACGACGGCCCGTGTCCGAAAGACTACTCCAAGGTCGACCGGGTACACCAAATATGTATGGAACTCGACGAGGCCACACCTGCATACTTCCGCCTGGAGAATCCGGACACGAAATGGGACGGTAACCCCTTGTGCTCCTCCTGGCTACAGTCGGTGCGGTTTTACCTACCGCAGATGAATCTTTTCAATCTAATGGCACTGCACCGACCATACATCTTTAACAGGCAAAAGAGTCGGACAGAGGCGCTCAAGGCCAGCATTGAAATGTTGCATCGACAGATGCTCACATTTCAAGGCCTTGACGCTGGATCATGGCGAAA TTTCTCGCTGTTCTTTGGCAGCTTTGACGCAGTAGTGCTCATGGCGTCGATATATATCCTGTTCCCCAAGGAGAACCTGGATATGGCAGGCAGCGCTATGCAACACTTCCACTGGACAACGGAGAGGTTTGAAGCGATGCAAGAGCGAAACCCTCTTGCAAAGGCGGCAAAGGGTGTTCTCCAGgcgatatttaataagtttaagaaAGCAGTAGGAAACCCGGCGCCACCAGCGAGCCTGTCAAGCCTGGCATCCCAGACAACGCCGGCATCGACGGCAGACAACAGCAGTCTTTCAGGCCGCGGATCGGTGTCAACGGCAACAGCGGCCACGGCAGATACGCCAGTGAGCAAGAGCAGTACGGTGGCGACACCAACCTCACTGCCCATGGCATCAGACGCGGCATCGGCGTATCCTTTGCCATCCTCTGCCTCGGACTGGAACATACCCAATCACTGGGATTTCACGTCGATTGCGCCACTATTCCCGATGGGAGACCTCATTTACCACGACCTCAACGGTATACCGGACGACGGATCTCTCCCTGCGTGGGGAGCAGCGACGCCGCCACCGCCGGTGGCTGGAACAACATCATTCGAAGGAGATTTTGGGAATGACAGTGTGTGGAACTTGCTAAACCA AAACAAAGGCCATTTAGGGACATTCAAGCCTGAGCCGCTCACCTTCAAGTTGGAGTAA
- a CDS encoding CAP-Gly domain-containing protein: MTDVVSTPRPRRSTSSSGGISAHSAMERRASQETDEGPNSAGSAGSRASRKRVTSIDIEEANTSKVRNLSLETRPMSSQSGKDTICLCTPGLKIPRPRNPFILYRQHHQATVSSEFPGLSNPDISKIIGQRWKSQDPREKEIWRQLGEEEKRRHAEDYPDYRYRPRRGRSRSQTGSSASTNPGRCPNCGGRFIATPRTPSTPAGTPTVAKPKMQPHHPSEARSGDSDHLRRALPGEKQPYQHQHNNLRDVEEGYEPMSPSPELKRRRINPSTGYYQAVPSSGPYTGHPLSRQPRSSVSMPPTPPIAGYGPLPGPSSLARPGYSNMAPPPPRPPHPANAGPSRGPGYDESLRLPPLQTQSSPPINRDNDISDRPSAHPMTGMGIANPRDRYAQSLEAMIMTIPFWSKLKVLQKISPTLAPPEPASPEIEIRGAVVAVEGADPRQLEQVGTAVHRSLLGLSEIDLKTWSEGPSTPLSGLSAEDDARMNDTASAGGSSRKSSHSQPNLHASELFSNYMESILKWHVKSREIIKHVSTKPTFASNPPPLTRRASEGEGVGSRHSSISVPSKTPVALLPAGFSLTLSDKYACTLPIYDCYAPIDHWQWVSTLWRGIIGPDLVIYVKSVTEEEITHAGAVEFRGHGVMVFSRRCRSSSSKLQAPARLSDWDALPMAPWVTSKHNTHNRGTMSELAVGQTVRLSDGRTGIVRFAGGTHFASGDWVGIELEDDSGKNDGSVQGERYFDCALGHGMFVRPTTLAIIAQAPAPAAKPAARRPSRPSSSNPGAGRTTSDTGLTKRMSLNAPSPSPGPKVSRPGSTLRLGSATSSTAPSRTTTPSNTRTPATAAKTRPSVGTSRSSMGPPPIPANRTTRQPSTSSAPTRPTPGRPNSGRLSISGRTAGSARRPSADMGAGKNADSGEDAGATSPNKDGETSPVRARTKALEKLTSGSASTTPTSSTKPATTARSTPNAAAANREIEDLKAKLKVLERKRLEDREKLKQLDQVQGERDRFQSIIEKLQAKYQPQQSENNELRKQLKEAEERFEFIESMQMEHETALELATLDREMAEETAEVLKVELEALKQKSEELELEVEILREENAEFGQGMSAEDRASTGWLQMERTNERLREALLRLRDLTQQQEEELKDQIKTLEDDLQEFGTVKEQFDAAKEKLAQSEAAVEDLRQQLDNALGAEDMIEDLTERNMSMSEQIEELKAVIEDLENLKEINDELEINHVQNEKEMQEDLDFKDSVITEQARRAGEQEEALEDMEYTLSRFRGLVTSLQSDLEDMRASHAVTETESEQLNSKSRAMMDLNMKLQISASKAQVKTIDLELRRLEAQEAEQHLEIVKMFLPDTYKEDQDSVLALLRFRRLAFKAELLQSFIKERVNGQPHPGHEDDVFAGCDAIDKLTWVASMCERFTNAISHCSIEQFQRFQNALFELEPVERALNGWIDGLRRDDLKEQKCADELQRTIALMSHLAEVHLTNELPDFAEDTYMQTVVMQSHLESAGATFAALRGMVQRVVPPESEDDEMAQHFSKKSEFVVAQTRSAKVIAGKAVRALQDLKSRSLALPQETKESFEQCQDATQQLAALAREIGSDLHTLLHEEGRNEPFTYREVQDTISKATTKVTMSSESDLFSTYLSRLRTLTSQISDLAALSADLSQTQEFEVSPAPWKLRSQELKAIKTIPVDAEEEMRRLKEEHNEARVAIAQRDENLSTANLKIETLESRMKDANAKASRIEDLEAQIEAAKQKAASLKEDIDKQDRELKTLETDRDKWKKIAGDSKAFADGAGAAGAKAGQERAVATAREMDALKSEIASLQAAVRYLREDNRRARTTEQHNYDWLAEPLTKSPSVVEQRRALVVAEGKDVLSELVKFTTSARVYDLASLPEDKLAWKPARSTPQYHAAKQREDLAAWNSWRNSVLKKSEVVLGRKDGAAAEKRQMMKSVAARLQIRLPDADGKMVPGGGRDVQIVGSREWEGIQGRLAAV; the protein is encoded by the exons ATGACAGATGTGGTCTCTACGCCTCGGCCACGGCGGTCAACCTCTTCCTCTGGTGGCATCTCTGCCCATTCGGCCATGGAACGAAGAGCGAGCCAGGAGACGGACGAGGGACCAAACTCTGCAGGCTCTGCTGGCAGTCGCGCGAGCAGAAAGCGCGTTACGTCCATTGATATCGAGGAAGCGAACACCTCTAAAGTGAGAAACCTCAGCTTGGAGACCAGACCGATGAGTAGCCAGAGCGGCAAGGATACCATCTGTCTCTGCACGCCCGGACTCAAGATCCCAAGGCCTCGCAACC CCTTCATACTGTATAGACAACACCACCAGGCTACCGTCTCCAGCGAATTCCCAGGCCTTTCCAACCCAGATATATCCAAAATCATAGGACAGCGGTGGAAATCACAGGACCCGCGAGAGAAGGAAATTTGGAGGCAACTTGGAGAAGAGGAGAAGAGACGGCACGCGGAAGACTACCCAGATTACCGCTATCGGCCTCGTCGGGGTAGATCTAGGAGTCAAACAGGATCGTCAGCCTCGACTAATCCAGGACGGTGCCCCAACTGTGGTGGCAGATTCATCGCAACGCCGAGAACGCCGTCAACACCAGCAGGCACACCGACAGTCGCAAAACCAAAAATGCAGCCGCATCACCCGAGCGAGGCTCGCAGCGGGGACAGCGATCACCTTCGGCGTGCTTTACCTGGAGAGAAACAGCCCTACCAACACCAACACAACAACTTGCGGGACGTGGAAGAAGGATACGAACCAATGTCGCCATCCCCCGAGCTCAAACGACGCCGAATCAACCCCTCTACGGGATATTACCAGGCAGTTCCTTCATCCGGTCCATACACAGGCCATCCTCTATCGAGGCAGCCTAGGTCATCGGTGAGTATGCCTCCTACGCCGCCTATCGCCGGCTACGGGCCTTTGCCCGGTCCATCATCACTCGCGAGGCCCGGGTATAGTAACATGGCGCCCCCTCCTCCACGACCGCCCCATCCGGCGAACGCGGGGCCAAGCCGCGGCCCGGGCTACGATGAGAGTCTTCGACTGCCGCCCCTCCAGACCCAGTCGTCTCCGCCAATCAACAGAGACAACGATATAAGCGACCGCCCGAGTGCACACCCAATGACTGGCATGGGCATCGCAAACCCGAGAGATAGATATGCTCAAAGCCTCGAGGCCATGATCATGACGATTCCTTTCTGGAGCAAGCTGAAAGTCCTGCAAAAGATCAGCCCGACCTTGGCTCCGCCGGAACCGGCCAGTCCTGAAATCGAGATTCGCGGCGCAGTCGTTGCCGTTGAAGGGGCTGATCCTCGACAGCTAGAGCAGGTGGGAACGGCAGTGCATCGGTCTCTCCTCGGCTTGAGCGAGATTGATCTGAAGACGTGGAGCGAGGGACCGAGTACGCCGTTGTCTGGCCTGTCGGCCGAAGATGACGCAAGGATGAACGACACGGCCTCTGCtggcggcagcagcaggaAGAGCAGCCATTCGCAGCCCAACTTACACGCCTCGGAGCTGTTCTCTAACTATATGGAGAGCATCCTGAAGTGGCATGTGAAGTCGCGAGAGATCATCAAACACGTCTCCACTAAGCCGACTTTCGCATCGAATCCGCCTCCGCTCACGAGGCGGGCATCGGAGGGGGAGGGTGTCGGGTCTCGACATAGTTCGATATCGGTACCCAGCAAAACACCAGTTGCGCTGCTCCCCGCGGGATTCAGTTTGACTCTATCAGACAAGTACGCTTGCACATTGCCCATCTATGATTGCTATGCCCCAATCGACCATTGGCAATGGGTATCGACTTTGTGGAGGGGAATCATTGGACCGGACCTTGTCATCTACGTCAAGTCAGTGACTGAGGAGGAAATCACTCACGCAGGTGCAGTTGAGTTCCGAGGCCACGGTGTGATGGTG TTTAGTCGCAGGtgccgcagcagcagcagcaagctCCAAGCTCCAGCGCGTTTATCCGATTGGGACGCGCTCCCGATGGCCCCCTGGGTGACATCCAAACACAAC ACTCACAACCGCGGAACAATGTCGGAGCTCGCAGTTGGCCAGACGGTACGTCTATCAGACGGCCGGACTGGCATCGTTCGCTTCGCCGGTGGAACGCACTTCGCTAGCGGTGATTGGGTGGGCATTGAGCTTGAGGATGATAGCGGGAAGAACGATGGCAGCGTTCAGGGCGAGCGATACTTTGACTGTGCCCTTGGGCATGGCATGTTTGTGCGCCCGACGACATTGGCCATCATCGCCCAGGCGCCTGCTCCGGCGGCGAAGCCAGCAGCTCGCAGGCCTAGCCGGCCGAGCAGCTCCAATCCTGGCGCTGGGAGGACGACCAGCGACACGGGTTTGACCAAGAGGATGAGTCTGAATGCGCCGAGTCCTAGTCCGGGACCTAAGGTGTCCCGGCCGGGGAGTACATTGAGG CTCGGATCAGCAACATCGAGTACCGCGCCATCGCGAACTACCACACCGTCCAATACACGTACACCAGCCACAGCTGCCAAAACGCGGCCAAGCGTGGGAACCTCTCGCAGCTCCATGGGACCTCCACCGATACCCGCCAATAGAACCACGAGACAACCCTCGACATCTTCAGCTCCCACACGGCCCACCCCAGGAAGACCTAATAGTGGTCGACTTTCCATCTCTGGACGGACTGCGGGTTCTGCGAGAAGGCCCTCCGCGGACATGGGAGCTGGGAAGAACGCCGACAGCGGCGAAGACGCAGGTGCCACGTCTCCCAACAAAGATGGCGAGACAAGCCCCGTGAGAGCAAGGACAAAGGCTTTGGAGAAGCTCACATCAGGCTCCGCGTCTACAACGCCTACAAGCTCAACAAAACCAGCGACAACCGCCCGTTCTACACCAAATGCCGCCGCTGCGAATAGAGAGATAGAGGACCTCAAGGCCAAGCTGAAAGTGCTTGAGAGAAAGAGATTGGAGGACAGAGAGAAGTTGAAGCAATTGGACCAGGTCCAAGGCGAGCGGGACAGATTCCAGTCGATCATAGAAAAGTTGCAGGCGAAATATCAGCCTCAGCAAAGCGAGAACAATGAGTTGCGAAAACAATTAAAGGAGGCAGAGGAGAGGTTCGAATTCATTGAATCAATGCAGATGGAGCATGAGACCGCCTTGGAGCTGGCCACATTGGACCGTGAGATGGCTGAAGAGACGGCCGAGGTTCTTAAGGTTGAACTTGAGGCTCTGAAGCAGAAGTCGGAAGAGCTTGAGCTCGAAGTGGAAATTCTCCGCGAAGAGAATGCGGAATTCGGCCAGGGTATGTCAGCGGAAGACCGAGCCAGCACCGGATGGCTGCAGATGGAGAGGACGAACGAGCGGCTCCGCGAAGCTCTCCTGCGATTGCGCGACTTGACTCAGCAACAAGAGGAGGAGCTCAAGGACCAAATCAAGACTTTGGAGGATGATCTCCAAGAATTTGGCACCGTTAAGGAGCAGTTTGATGCGGCGAAAGAAAAGTTGGCCCAATCCGAGGCTGCAGTTGAGGATCTTCGGCAACAACTCGATAATGCTTTGGGCGCTGAAGATATGATCGAGGACCTCACTGAGCGTAACATGAGCATGTCTGAGCAAATCGAAGAACTCAAGGCCGTCATCGAAGATCTCGAAAACCTAAAGGAGATCAACGACGAGCTGGAGATCAACCACGTCCAGAACGAAAAGGAGATGCAAGAGGACCTCGACTTCAAGGACAGCGTCATCACGGAGCAGGCGCGACGGGCGGGCGAGCAAGAGGAGGCCCTGGAGGACATGGAATACACCCTGTCCCGCTTCAGAGGACTGGTCACAAGCTTGCAGAGCGACCTCGAGGACATGCGGGCGTCACATGCTGTGACCGAGACGGAATCCGAGCAGCTTAACAGCAAGTCTCGCGCTATGATGGACCTGAACATGAAGCTCCAGATCTCCGCCTCCAAGGCCCAAGTCAAGACGATCGACCTCGAGCTACGACGACTGGAGGCTCAGGAGGCCGAGCAACACTTGGAGATTGTCAAGATGTTCTTGCCTGATACCTACAAGGAGGACCAAGACTCTGTGCTTGCTCTGCTGAGGTTTAGGAGATTGGCCTTCAAGGCCGAGCTCCTGCAGTCGTTCATCAAGGAGCGTGTCAACGGCCAACCTCATCCTGGCCACGAGGACGACGTCTTTGCTGGCTGCGATGCTATTGACAAACTTACATGGGTCGCTTCTATGTGCGAGCGCTTCACTAACGCCATCAGCCACTGCTCGATTGAACAGTTCCAGCGGTTCCAGAATGCCTTGTTTGAGCTGGAGCCAGTGGAGCGGGCGCTGAACGGATGGATCGACGGCTTGCGACGAGATGACCTCAAGGAGCAGAAGTGTGCGGACGAACTCCAGCGCACGATTGCGCTTATGTCCCATCTCGCTGAAGTTCACCTCACCAACGAGCTGCCCGACTTTGCCGAGGACACGTACATGCAGACTGTCGTCATGCAGAGCCATCTTGAGTCTGCCGGAGCCACCTTTGCTGCTTTGCGTGGAATGGTCCAGAGAGTTGTGCCCCCCGAGTCTGAAGACGATGAGATGGCGCAGCACTTTAGCAAGAAATCCGAGTTTGTCGTTGCTCAGACCCGGAGTGCCAAGGTTATTGCTGGAAAGGCTGTGCGGGCCCTGCAAGATCTCAAGTCTCGCTCGCTGGCGTTGCCGCAAGAGACCAAGGAGTCCTTTGAGCAGTGCCAGGATGCCACTCAACAGCTGGCAGCGTTGGCTCGTGAGATTGGCTCCGACTTGCATACGCTCCTACACGAGGAAGGCCGTAACGAGCCCTTTACGTACCGCGAAGTCCAGGATACAATCTCCAAGGCCACCACCAAGGTCACCATGTCGAGCGAGTCCGACCTCTTCTCAACGTACCTGTCTAGGCTTCGTACTCTTACCAGCCAGATCTCAGACCTGGCCGCACTTAGCGCAGATTTGTCCCAGACGCAAGAGTTTGAAGTCAGCCCCGCACCGTGGAAGCTTCGTTCCCAGGAGCTCAAGGCCATCAAGACAATCCCCGTCGATGCGGAGGAGGAGATGCGCCGCCTTAAGGAGGAGCACAACGAAGCCCGCGTGGCGATTGCGCAGCGCGACGAGAATCTCAGCACGGCCAACCTCAAGATTGAGACCCTCGAGTCGAGGATGAAGGATGCTAATGCCAAGGCTTCCCGCATTGAGGATCTCGAGGCGCAGATCGAGGCTGCGAAGCAAAAGGCTGCTAGTCTCAAGGAAGACATTGATAAGCAAGACCGCGAGCTCAAGACACTGGAGACGGACCGCGACAAGTGGAAAAAGATTGCCGGCGACAGCAAGGCTTTCGCGGACGGCGCCGGTGCAGCGGGCGCCAAGGCCGGCCAGGAGCGGGCGGTTGCTACGGCGCGCGAGATGGATGCTCTCAAAAGCGAGATTGCGAGCCTGCAGGCTGCCGTGCGATACCTTCGCGAGGACAACAGGCGCGCCAGGACGACGGAGCAGCACAACTACGACTGGCTGGCGGAGCCGCTCACCAAGTCACCTTCCGTCGTGGAACAGCGCCGCGCCCTCGTCGTGGCGGAGGGCAAGGATGTTCTCAGCGAGCTGGTCAAGTTCACAACGTCGGCCCGCGTATACGACCTTGCTTCCCTGCCGGAGGACAAGCTCGCGTGGAAGCCAGCGCGCAGCACGCCGCAGTACCACGCGGCCAAGCAGAGGGAGGACCTCGCGGCGTGGAACAGCTGGCGGAACTCGGTGCTCAAGAAGTCCGAGGTCGTGCTAGGGCGCAAGGatggggcggcggcggagaagAGGCAGATGATGAAGAGCGTGGCGGCGAGATTGCAGATTCGTTTGCCGGACGCGGACGGCAAGATGGTGCCCGGCGGCGGGAGGGATGTGCAGATTGTGGGATCGCGCGAGTGGGAGGGGATACAGGGCCGACTGGCGGCAGTATGA